The Struthio camelus isolate bStrCam1 chromosome 5, bStrCam1.hap1, whole genome shotgun sequence genome has a segment encoding these proteins:
- the CKB gene encoding creatine kinase B-type isoform X2, producing the protein MAQLNNQRLPPDEEYPDLSSHNNHMAKVLTLDLYKKLRDRVTPSGFTLDDVIQTGVDNPGHPFIMTVGCVAGDEESYDVFKELFDPVIEDRHGGYKPTDEHKTDLNADNLQGGDDLDPNYVLSSRVRTGRSIRGFCLPPHCSRGERRAIEKLSVEALGSLEGDLKGKYYALRNMTDAEQQQLIDDHFLFDKPVSPLLLASGMARDWPDARGIWHNDNKTFLVWINEEDHLRVISMQKGGNMKEVFTRFCTGLTKIETLFKSKNYEFMWNPHLGYILTCPSNLGTGLRAGVHIKLPNLGKHEKFGEILKRLRLQKRGTGGVDTAAVGGVFDVSNADRLGFSEVELVQMVVDGVKLLIEMEKRLEKGQSIDGLIPAQK; encoded by the exons ATGGCCCAACTAAATAATCAGAGACTGCCTCCTGATGAGGAGTACCCGGACCTGAGCAGCCACAACAACCACATGGCCAAAGTTCTAACCCTGGATTTATACAAGAAACTGAGAGACAGAGTCACACCCAGTGGCTTCACCCTGGATGATGTCATTCAGACTGGGGTTGATAATCCTG GCCATCCCTTCATAATGACAGTAGGATGCGTAGCTGGTGATGAAGAATCCTATGATGTGTTTAAGGAACTCTTTGATCCGGTTAttgaagacaggcatggtggctACAAACCAACTGATGAGCACAAGACTGACTTGAATGCTGATAATCTGCAG GGTGGTGATGATCTGGATCCTAATTACGTGCTAAGTTCCCGTGTAAGAACTGGTAGGAGCATCCGTGGATTCTGTCTTCCCCCTCACTGTAGTCGAGGGGAGAGGCGGGCTATTGAAAAACTCTCTGTTGAAG CTCTGGGTAGTCTGGAAGGTGATCTCAAGGGGAAGTACTATGCTTTGAGGAACATGACtgatgcagagcagcagcagctgattgACGATCACTTCTTATTTGACAAGCCAGTTTCTCCTCTTCTGTTGGCATCTGGGATGGCACGAGACTGGCCTGATGCCAGGGGTATCTG GCACAATGATAACAAGACATTCCTTGTTTGGATTAATGAGGAGGATCACCTTAGAGTTATTTCCATGCAGAAAGGTGGCAACATGAAGGAAGTATTTACTCGCTTCTGTACTGGGCTAACAAAG ATAGAAACTCTCTTCAAGTCCAAAAACTATGAGTTCATGTGGAATCCACACTTGGGCTACATCCTGACCTGCCCATCCAACCTTGGAACAGGGCTCCGTGCTGGTGTGCATATCAAGCTGCCGAACCTTGGGAAACACGAGAAGTTTGGAGAAATCCTCAAGAGGCTTCGACTGCAGAAACGAGGCACAG GTGGTGTCGACACAGCTGCTGTTGGAGGGGTGTTTGATGTCTCCAATGCTGATCGTCTTGGCTTCTCTGAGGTGGAGCTTGTGCAGATGGTGGTGGATGGGGTGAAGCTGCTCATTGAAATGGAAAAACGCCTTGAAAAAGGCCAGTCCATTGATGGCCTCATACCAGCTCAGAAATAA
- the CKB gene encoding creatine kinase B-type isoform X1, which produces MPFSNSHNLLKMKNSAEDEYPDLSAHNNHMAKVLTLDLYKKLRDKQTSSGFTLDDVIQTGVDNPGHPFIMTVGCVAGDEESYDVFKELFDPVIEDRHGGYKPTDEHKTDLNADNLQGGDDLDPNYVLSSRVRTGRSIRGFCLPPHCSRGERRAIEKLSVEALGSLEGDLKGKYYALRNMTDAEQQQLIDDHFLFDKPVSPLLLASGMARDWPDARGIWHNDNKTFLVWINEEDHLRVISMQKGGNMKEVFTRFCTGLTKIETLFKSKNYEFMWNPHLGYILTCPSNLGTGLRAGVHIKLPNLGKHEKFGEILKRLRLQKRGTGGVDTAAVGGVFDVSNADRLGFSEVELVQMVVDGVKLLIEMEKRLEKGQSIDGLIPAQK; this is translated from the exons ATGCCGTTCTCAAACAGCCACAACCTGCTGAAGATGAAGAACTCTGCTGAGGATGAGTACCCAGACCTGAGTGCTCACAACAATCACATGGCCAAGGTGCTGACCCTGGACCTGTACAAGAAGTTGAGGGATAAACAGACTTCCAGTGGATTTACGCTGGATGATGTCATCCAAACTGGGGTTGACAACCCAG GCCATCCCTTCATAATGACAGTAGGATGCGTAGCTGGTGATGAAGAATCCTATGATGTGTTTAAGGAACTCTTTGATCCGGTTAttgaagacaggcatggtggctACAAACCAACTGATGAGCACAAGACTGACTTGAATGCTGATAATCTGCAG GGTGGTGATGATCTGGATCCTAATTACGTGCTAAGTTCCCGTGTAAGAACTGGTAGGAGCATCCGTGGATTCTGTCTTCCCCCTCACTGTAGTCGAGGGGAGAGGCGGGCTATTGAAAAACTCTCTGTTGAAG CTCTGGGTAGTCTGGAAGGTGATCTCAAGGGGAAGTACTATGCTTTGAGGAACATGACtgatgcagagcagcagcagctgattgACGATCACTTCTTATTTGACAAGCCAGTTTCTCCTCTTCTGTTGGCATCTGGGATGGCACGAGACTGGCCTGATGCCAGGGGTATCTG GCACAATGATAACAAGACATTCCTTGTTTGGATTAATGAGGAGGATCACCTTAGAGTTATTTCCATGCAGAAAGGTGGCAACATGAAGGAAGTATTTACTCGCTTCTGTACTGGGCTAACAAAG ATAGAAACTCTCTTCAAGTCCAAAAACTATGAGTTCATGTGGAATCCACACTTGGGCTACATCCTGACCTGCCCATCCAACCTTGGAACAGGGCTCCGTGCTGGTGTGCATATCAAGCTGCCGAACCTTGGGAAACACGAGAAGTTTGGAGAAATCCTCAAGAGGCTTCGACTGCAGAAACGAGGCACAG GTGGTGTCGACACAGCTGCTGTTGGAGGGGTGTTTGATGTCTCCAATGCTGATCGTCTTGGCTTCTCTGAGGTGGAGCTTGTGCAGATGGTGGTGGATGGGGTGAAGCTGCTCATTGAAATGGAAAAACGCCTTGAAAAAGGCCAGTCCATTGATGGCCTCATACCAGCTCAGAAATAA